A window of Fimbriimonadaceae bacterium contains these coding sequences:
- a CDS encoding protein-glutamate O-methyltransferase CheR, whose translation MQLDERHWDLFYRDLRAQTGLDLALYKQEQTRRRLVSLAKSMGCETLLDFGRELARDPEGVSKLLDHLAINVTSMFRNPEKWRVLEQEVLPELLQRAPSLSVWSAGCSHGSEPYSLAALLQATRPGLHRILATDVDPGALRCAREGLFSPAALEALPRPELRAMFEPADGVFRANAVLRRTVAVVEHNLLSEPPRTGFDLILCRNVTIYFNEEAKAMLYRRFYSALREGGYLLIGNTERIFDSREIGFEAPYTCFYRKPGGGAGLWRNAS comes from the coding sequence GTGCAGCTTGACGAACGCCACTGGGACCTCTTCTACCGGGATTTGCGGGCGCAGACGGGGCTCGACCTCGCGCTCTACAAGCAGGAGCAGACCCGCCGCCGCCTCGTCAGCCTCGCGAAGTCGATGGGATGCGAGACACTATTGGATTTCGGCAGGGAGTTGGCCCGGGACCCCGAAGGCGTCTCGAAGCTTCTGGATCACCTCGCGATCAACGTGACCTCGATGTTCCGCAATCCGGAGAAGTGGCGCGTCCTCGAGCAGGAGGTGCTGCCGGAACTCCTCCAACGCGCGCCCTCGCTGAGCGTGTGGAGCGCCGGGTGCAGCCACGGATCCGAACCCTACTCGCTCGCCGCGCTTCTCCAGGCAACGCGGCCCGGCCTGCACCGCATCCTCGCGACCGATGTGGACCCCGGAGCCCTGCGGTGCGCCCGGGAAGGGCTCTTTTCACCGGCGGCACTGGAGGCGTTGCCCCGACCGGAGCTCCGAGCCATGTTCGAGCCCGCCGACGGCGTGTTTCGCGCCAACGCCGTCCTGCGGAGGACGGTCGCGGTGGTCGAACACAACCTTCTGTCCGAGCCGCCTCGGACCGGATTCGACCTCATCCTGTGCCGCAACGTCACGATCTACTTCAACGAGGAGGCCAAGGCGATGCTCTATCGTCGGTTCTATTCCGCCCTGCGAGAGGGCGGCTATCTGCTCATCGGAAACACGGAGCGCATCTTCGACAGCCGCGAGATTGGTTTTGAGGCGCCCTACACCTGCTTCTATCGAAAGCCCGGAGGAGGGGCTGGACTATGGCGAAACGCATCTTGA
- a CDS encoding response regulator: protein MAKRILISDDALFMRTALKNILSENGYEIVGEAENGAEAVEMYRSLHPDVVLMDITMPEMDGIEALKAIRSEFPEAAIVMCTAMGQKALVIQAIGAGARDFIVKPFEARRVLEAVQRAAA from the coding sequence ATGGCGAAACGCATCTTGATCAGTGACGATGCGCTCTTCATGCGGACCGCGCTGAAGAACATCCTGTCGGAGAATGGCTACGAAATCGTCGGCGAGGCCGAAAACGGGGCGGAGGCCGTGGAGATGTACCGGTCGCTCCACCCCGACGTCGTTTTGATGGACATCACGATGCCGGAGATGGATGGGATCGAGGCCCTCAAGGCGATTCGGTCCGAGTTTCCGGAGGCCGCGATCGTCATGTGCACGGCCATGGGTCAGAAGGCGTTGGTCATCCAAGCCATCGGCGCCGGCGCACGAGACTTCATTGTCAAGCCCTTCGAGGCCAGGCGGGTTCTGGAGGCCGTCCAGCGCGCCGCCGCGTGA
- a CDS encoding chemotaxis protein CheX: MRVEHVRPFAEASVEVCKSLLGIDPQRGELAVRPVLETARQINAVCSIGGGLAGFVMLSMSARTANQIAGRLIGSPVVTFDQMAASAVAEFGNMIGGRSLTLLADAGVECTLSPPTVIRGTQAPIQGAPGPAILIPLLLGPFGTVDVVVSLASIAQAA; encoded by the coding sequence ATGAGGGTCGAGCACGTCCGCCCGTTTGCGGAGGCCTCGGTCGAGGTCTGCAAGAGCCTTCTGGGGATCGATCCCCAGCGGGGCGAGCTTGCGGTGCGTCCCGTCCTCGAGACCGCTCGGCAGATCAACGCCGTCTGTTCGATCGGCGGCGGGCTCGCCGGGTTCGTGATGCTGAGCATGTCGGCCCGCACGGCCAACCAGATCGCCGGGCGTCTGATCGGCAGCCCCGTTGTCACCTTCGACCAGATGGCCGCCAGCGCCGTGGCCGAGTTCGGCAACATGATCGGGGGAAGGAGCCTCACCCTGCTCGCCGATGCCGGAGTCGAGTGCACGCTCTCGCCGCCGACCGTGATCCGGGGCACGCAAGCACCCATCCAGGGAGCCCCGGGGCCTGCGATCCTCATCCCGCTGCTTCTGGGCCCGTTCGGGACCGTCGACGTGGTGGTCAGCCTCGCTTCCATCGCCCAAGCCGCTTAG